The following proteins come from a genomic window of Helicobacter canadensis MIT 98-5491:
- a CDS encoding septum site-determining protein MinC: MVEARQRSLRSFIFVTGQEEETIAYIQKHFILIKDFLLVFAYPITNKLLEFLQSQDLTFIEQKNSQKILSKLPETQKSQETSIKTESTQILPKDNQPTNQTLILHRTIRSGEEIITKGDITIFGRVNSGAMIHAQGNVQIFGEISGNVFCNGNYMILGPIKEGNILFDGEIIEKDKLLQNYQKIYKKNNEIIIEDLL; the protein is encoded by the coding sequence ATGGTAGAAGCACGACAAAGAAGTCTTAGGTCATTTATCTTTGTAACAGGTCAAGAGGAAGAAACCATTGCCTATATCCAAAAACATTTCATCTTAATAAAAGATTTTTTGCTTGTCTTTGCCTATCCTATCACGAACAAACTTTTAGAATTCTTGCAATCACAAGATCTTACTTTTATCGAACAAAAAAATTCTCAAAAAATTCTCTCTAAACTACCTGAAACTCAAAAATCACAAGAAACTTCTATAAAAACAGAATCCACACAAATACTCCCTAAAGACAATCAACCCACAAATCAAACGCTAATTCTCCACAGAACAATCCGTAGTGGAGAAGAAATTATCACAAAAGGCGACATTACTATTTTTGGTCGCGTTAATAGCGGGGCTATGATTCATGCACAAGGTAATGTCCAAATCTTTGGCGAAATTAGCGGCAATGTTTTTTGCAATGGTAATTATATGATTCTAGGTCCTATTAAAGAGGGAAATATTCTTTTTGATGGCGAAATTATAGAAAAAGATAAGCTTTTGCAAAACTATCAAAAAATCTATAAAAAGAATAATGAAATCATTATCGAGGATTTATTATGA
- a CDS encoding M23 family metallopeptidase — translation MQNPHSKGGFIKILGLILIIVFVGAGIFMLTSESFEKESPQISLRDTPAWNLKDFFPIQIQDNAGISKYSVTLLQNQEKIPLQTKILTSQNCLSPDAELSESQEIPTNPKILCIGIQKPNNIKNSTPELELEISATDTSHWNLFNGNTTTKTLKIPIDTKKPQLTILSHSYKITQGGSALVIFRATDDNLKNIRISNGTYDFYPQPFYKEGFYISLIAWNKTNPNFSAKIYASDLAGNISIMPINFYLQKKQYRDSTIPLKDSFIDGKISTLVQEIGEKNLEDFPNKLAIFKYINEDVRKQSANRVFEVASQFDRETLVKDFPIHAFSPLKNGAVMANFGDHRTFSYQGENVSESNHMGLDLASIKQAPVSLGNPGVVTLSEFVGINGNTIIVYHGLGLSTLYAHLTTQKVSVGDSLNTGDIIANTGNTGLALGDHLHFSVLVQGHEVWTTEWLDSAWIKTNIDEVINEAKLIMDRL, via the coding sequence ATGCAAAATCCACATTCTAAAGGCGGTTTTATTAAAATTTTAGGTTTGATTCTAATCATTGTATTTGTGGGAGCAGGTATTTTTATGCTTACTTCTGAATCTTTTGAAAAAGAATCTCCACAAATTAGCCTAAGAGATACTCCTGCGTGGAATCTTAAAGATTTTTTCCCAATTCAAATTCAAGATAACGCAGGAATTAGCAAATATAGTGTTACTTTATTACAAAATCAAGAAAAGATTCCGCTCCAAACCAAAATCCTTACTTCTCAAAATTGCCTTAGCCCCGATGCAGAATTAAGCGAATCTCAAGAAATCCCGACCAATCCAAAAATACTCTGTATTGGTATCCAAAAACCAAATAATATTAAAAATTCTACTCCTGAGCTAGAGTTAGAAATCTCTGCTACAGATACAAGCCATTGGAATCTCTTCAATGGAAACACCACAACAAAAACTTTAAAAATCCCTATTGATACCAAGAAACCTCAACTAACCATTCTTTCGCATTCTTACAAAATCACGCAAGGTGGCAGTGCACTTGTCATCTTTCGTGCAACCGATGATAATCTAAAAAACATTCGCATTAGCAATGGCACTTATGATTTCTATCCACAACCTTTCTACAAAGAAGGCTTTTACATTTCGCTGATTGCGTGGAATAAAACTAATCCTAATTTTAGTGCTAAAATCTATGCGAGTGATTTGGCTGGTAATATTAGTATTATGCCTATTAATTTTTATCTTCAAAAAAAGCAATATCGCGATTCAACCATTCCACTTAAAGATTCATTTATTGATGGCAAAATTTCTACTCTTGTGCAAGAAATTGGAGAAAAAAATTTAGAAGATTTCCCCAATAAACTTGCTATTTTTAAATACATTAACGAAGATGTGCGAAAACAAAGTGCTAATCGTGTCTTTGAAGTGGCTTCACAATTTGATAGAGAAACTTTGGTAAAAGACTTCCCTATTCACGCTTTCTCTCCACTTAAAAATGGTGCTGTAATGGCAAATTTTGGAGATCATAGAACTTTTAGCTATCAAGGCGAAAATGTTAGCGAATCAAATCATATGGGACTTGACTTAGCAAGTATTAAACAAGCTCCTGTTTCACTTGGCAATCCAGGAGTTGTTACTCTAAGTGAATTTGTTGGCATTAATGGAAATACCATCATAGTTTATCACGGACTTGGTCTCTCTACACTCTATGCACACCTAACAACACAAAAAGTTAGTGTGGGTGATTCACTTAATACAGGAGATATTATTGCTAATACCGGAAATACAGGCTTAGCTTTGGGAGATCATTTACATTTTAGCGTTTTAGTCCAAGGGCACGAAGTTTGGACAACAGAATGGCTTGATTCTGCTTGGATTAAAACCAATATTGATGAAGTTATCAATGAAGCCAAGCTCATAATGGATAGATTATAG
- a CDS encoding thioredoxin family protein, with amino-acid sequence MMNQLTKESFANETKEGVCLVAVGAPWCPDCKKIEPIMGMLMQEYVGKVKFCMVMADEQEALKDELNVRRIPTLIFFKNGVEVGERLVEPNSKPMIEDALKKAIEA; translated from the coding sequence ATGATGAATCAATTAACTAAAGAATCTTTTGCTAACGAAACAAAAGAAGGAGTTTGCCTTGTAGCTGTGGGTGCACCTTGGTGTCCTGACTGCAAAAAAATCGAACCTATTATGGGAATGCTTATGCAAGAGTATGTTGGGAAAGTAAAATTCTGTATGGTAATGGCAGATGAACAAGAAGCACTAAAAGATGAGCTTAATGTTCGCCGAATCCCAACTTTGATTTTCTTTAAAAATGGTGTTGAAGTGGGTGAGAGACTAGTTGAGCCAAACTCTAAACCAATGATTGAAGATGCACTTAAAAAAGCCATTGAAGCTTAA
- a CDS encoding YebC/PmpR family DNA-binding transcriptional regulator — MGRAFEYRRASKEKRWDKMSKLFPKLGKAISIAVKEGGSGDPDMNSKLRTAIMAAKAQNMPKDNIEAAIKRALGKDGIQITEVNYEIKAPHGALFFVECATDNTTRTVANLKSYVNKLGGQMLTNNSLEFMFSRKAHFEVNKEGLGDLEELELNLIDAGLESLEVEEDIVHIYGDYTSFGSLANALETIKADVKKAALERIANNPVEFSEEELADIEKLLDRIEDDDDVQAVFTNIA; from the coding sequence ATGGGAAGAGCATTTGAATATCGAAGAGCAAGTAAAGAGAAGCGTTGGGATAAAATGTCCAAACTTTTCCCCAAATTAGGCAAAGCAATTAGCATTGCTGTCAAAGAGGGCGGAAGTGGCGATCCTGATATGAACTCCAAACTCCGCACCGCCATTATGGCAGCAAAAGCCCAAAATATGCCAAAAGACAACATTGAAGCAGCTATCAAAAGAGCCTTGGGCAAAGATGGGATTCAAATCACTGAAGTGAATTATGAAATCAAAGCACCACATGGTGCGTTATTTTTTGTTGAATGTGCCACAGACAACACCACGCGCACGGTGGCAAATCTCAAAAGCTATGTCAATAAACTAGGCGGACAAATGCTAACTAACAATTCACTAGAATTTATGTTTTCACGCAAAGCGCATTTTGAAGTGAATAAAGAAGGCTTAGGGGATTTAGAAGAGCTAGAGCTTAATCTCATTGATGCAGGGCTTGAATCGCTAGAAGTTGAAGAAGATATAGTGCATATTTATGGAGATTACACAAGCTTTGGAAGTCTTGCAAATGCCTTAGAAACAATCAAAGCCGATGTCAAAAAAGCCGCACTAGAAAGGATTGCCAATAATCCTGTAGAATTTAGCGAAGAGGAGCTTGCAGATATAGAAAAGCTACTTGATAGAATCGAAGATGATGATGATGTCCAAGCAGTTTTTACCAATATCGCCTAA